A genomic region of Roseateles amylovorans contains the following coding sequences:
- a CDS encoding LysR family transcriptional regulator ArgP — protein sequence MKDLDAAGLDCLAALADERSFERAAETLAITQSAVSQRLRSLEAQVGQLLVVRSRPLRLTEPGKRLLRFARQLHALRAEVVRELGVRGTSAERLPIAVNADSLATWVLPALDPLVQRGLREGFGLELVVDDQDFTHDWLRQGEVLGCVTTVKQALRGCVAQPLGVMRYLAVASPAFIAQALPHGLRATEVSQLPFVVFNRKDDTQQQWVRQALGLRAARLNARYVPSSEAYVHAVRRGWGIGVAPELQVRAQLASGELVALRPEVQVEVALYWHQWKLGAESEQVELGAGPPALLDQIGQALAEGARTALQP from the coding sequence ATGAAGGATCTCGACGCCGCGGGCCTGGACTGCCTGGCCGCGCTGGCAGATGAGCGCAGCTTCGAGCGTGCGGCCGAGACCCTGGCGATCACCCAGAGCGCTGTCTCCCAGCGGCTGCGCAGCCTGGAAGCGCAGGTGGGGCAACTCCTGGTGGTCCGGTCCCGCCCGCTGAGGCTGACCGAGCCCGGCAAGCGGCTGCTGCGCTTCGCCCGTCAGTTGCATGCGCTGAGGGCGGAGGTGGTGCGGGAGTTGGGCGTGCGCGGCACCAGTGCCGAGCGGCTGCCGATTGCGGTGAATGCCGACAGCCTGGCCACCTGGGTGCTGCCGGCCCTGGATCCGCTGGTGCAGCGCGGCTTGCGCGAGGGGTTTGGTCTGGAGCTGGTGGTGGACGACCAGGACTTCACCCATGACTGGCTGCGTCAAGGCGAGGTGCTGGGCTGCGTGACCACGGTCAAACAGGCCCTGCGTGGCTGCGTGGCTCAGCCGCTGGGCGTGATGCGCTATCTGGCGGTCGCGAGCCCGGCCTTCATCGCGCAGGCGCTGCCCCACGGGCTGCGGGCCACCGAGGTCTCACAACTGCCGTTCGTGGTCTTCAATCGCAAGGACGATACCCAGCAGCAGTGGGTGCGTCAGGCGCTCGGCCTGCGGGCGGCGCGGCTGAACGCGCGCTATGTCCCCTCCAGCGAAGCCTATGTGCATGCGGTGCGGAGGGGTTGGGGCATCGGCGTGGCGCCGGAGCTGCAGGTGCGCGCCCAACTGGCCAGCGGCGAGCTGGTGGCCCTGCGACCGGAGGTTCAGGTGGAGGTGGCGCTGTATTGGCACCAATGGAAGCTGGGGGCGGAATCCGAGCAGGTCGAACTCGGCGCTGGACCGCCCGCGTTGCTGGACCAGATCGGTCAGGCGCTGGCCGAGGGCGCGCGCACGGCGCTGCAGCCCTGA
- a CDS encoding LysE/ArgO family amino acid transporter, with amino-acid sequence MSLPSAALMQGWLTGAGLIVAIGAQNALVLRQGLMRQHVAPVVMVCALSDMLLIWLGVFGLGRLIAASPLLMEVFRWGGALFLLAYSLTAARRALWPKAGLQAQAGSASLTAVLSSTLAMTYLNPHVYLDTVVLLGTLGAQQPAAGQTAFAVGASVASWMWFSLLGFGAAAVAVPLRRPAVWRSIDAVIALVMAWLGLQLLLRPLG; translated from the coding sequence ATGTCCCTCCCCAGCGCCGCATTGATGCAAGGCTGGCTCACCGGAGCCGGCCTGATCGTCGCTATCGGCGCCCAGAACGCGCTGGTGCTGCGGCAGGGGCTGATGCGCCAGCATGTGGCGCCGGTGGTGATGGTGTGTGCCCTCTCGGACATGTTGCTGATCTGGCTGGGCGTGTTCGGCCTGGGCCGGCTGATTGCCGCCAGTCCGTTGCTGATGGAGGTGTTCCGCTGGGGCGGCGCGCTGTTCCTGCTGGCGTATTCGCTGACGGCGGCCCGCCGGGCGCTGTGGCCCAAGGCCGGCCTGCAGGCGCAGGCGGGCAGTGCCTCGCTGACGGCGGTGCTGAGCAGCACGCTGGCCATGACTTATCTGAATCCCCATGTCTACCTGGACACGGTGGTGTTGCTGGGCACCCTCGGCGCCCAGCAGCCGGCCGCCGGGCAGACGGCGTTCGCCGTCGGCGCCTCGGTGGCGTCCTGGATGTGGTTTTCGCTGCTGGGCTTCGGCGCGGCGGCGGTGGCGGTGCCGTTGCGCCGTCCGGCGGTCTGGCGCAGCATCGACGCCGTGATCGCCCTGGTGATGGCCTGGCTGGGCCTGCAGTTGCTGTTGCGCCCCTTGGGCTGA
- a CDS encoding D-amino acid dehydrogenase, with the protein MKVIVLGAGIIGIHTAWYLLEQGHDVVVVDRQPDAALETSFANGAQISVCFCEPWANAGAPLKVAKWLLRDDAPLLFRPRMDPAQWRWGLSFLGQCTTAAFERNVGQLVRLGRYSHESMRALVDQTGIEYNRVERGILHFFGSEADFQAGAEGAEIMRRHGVDRRVLSREEVLAIEPALRSGERYVHGGTYTPSDESGDARVFTQALARLAAARGAQFLWNHDIDALQPQGGAHGTEIAGVQIRSRETGQTQWLKGDAYVVALASYAPGLMKPLGEHLNIYPAKGYSATLRLKKPEAASMVSLLDDARKIAISRLGDHVRIAGTAELVGLDTSLDSPTSKVRCESLVRRYEELFPGVADLSEPNYWTGLRPSTPTNVPYIGRSEKASNLWLNAGHGTLGWTHGAGSGRALAELINGQRPELDFAFYGPALPARSVRRLQTA; encoded by the coding sequence ATGAAAGTGATCGTCCTGGGCGCCGGCATCATCGGCATCCACACCGCGTGGTATTTGCTGGAGCAGGGCCATGACGTGGTCGTGGTCGACCGTCAGCCCGATGCCGCGCTGGAAACCAGCTTCGCCAACGGTGCGCAGATCTCGGTCTGCTTCTGTGAGCCGTGGGCCAATGCCGGAGCCCCGCTGAAGGTGGCCAAGTGGCTGCTGCGCGATGACGCACCGCTGCTGTTCCGTCCCCGCATGGACCCGGCGCAGTGGCGCTGGGGCCTGTCCTTCCTTGGACAGTGCACCACTGCCGCCTTCGAGCGCAATGTCGGCCAACTGGTGCGACTCGGTCGCTACAGCCATGAGTCGATGCGCGCGCTGGTGGATCAGACCGGCATTGAATACAACCGCGTCGAACGCGGCATCCTGCACTTCTTCGGCAGCGAGGCCGATTTCCAGGCGGGCGCGGAGGGCGCGGAGATCATGCGCCGCCACGGCGTGGACCGCCGTGTGCTGTCGCGCGAGGAAGTCCTGGCGATCGAGCCGGCGCTGCGCTCCGGCGAACGCTATGTGCATGGCGGCACCTACACGCCCAGCGATGAGTCCGGCGATGCGCGTGTCTTCACCCAGGCGCTGGCGCGACTGGCCGCCGCACGCGGGGCGCAGTTCCTGTGGAATCACGACATCGACGCCCTGCAACCGCAAGGCGGCGCCCACGGCACCGAGATCGCCGGCGTGCAGATCCGGTCCCGCGAGACCGGTCAGACCCAATGGCTCAAGGGCGATGCGTATGTGGTCGCGCTGGCCTCTTACGCCCCCGGCCTGATGAAGCCGCTGGGCGAGCACCTCAACATCTATCCGGCCAAGGGCTACTCGGCCACCTTGCGGCTCAAGAAGCCGGAAGCCGCCAGCATGGTCAGCCTGCTGGACGATGCCCGCAAGATCGCGATCTCGCGCCTGGGCGACCATGTCCGGATCGCCGGCACCGCGGAGCTGGTGGGCCTGGATACCAGCCTGGACAGCCCCACCTCCAAGGTGCGCTGCGAGTCCCTGGTGCGGCGCTATGAGGAACTGTTCCCCGGCGTGGCCGATCTCTCCGAACCCAACTACTGGACCGGTCTTCGCCCCAGCACGCCGACCAACGTGCCCTACATCGGCCGCAGCGAAAAGGCGTCCAATCTGTGGCTCAATGCCGGTCACGGTACTTTGGGCTGGACCCACGGGGCGGGCTCCGGCCGGGCGCTGGCGGAACTCATCAACGGCCAGCGGCCCGAGCTGGACTTTGCGTTCTACGGTCCTGCGTTGCCGGCCAGGTCCGTGCGTCGGTTGCAGACGGCCTGA
- a CDS encoding Hsp70 family protein, giving the protein MASVSSSSDLPRDFCAIDFGTSNSAVAVPDPQRPGAMRLVALEGAHTTMPTAVFYFAEGRHDADGPPRAFGRAAVAAYEEGTDGRLMRSMKSILGSSLIDQVTDAGGGRGVKYIDMLSGYLKRLRRQAAVDGVEPRRVVLGRPVYFVDEDPTRDAAAQHSLMTAARAVGFEEVQFQFEPIAAAFDYEQQAQREQLVLVADIGGGTSDFSLVRVGPDRVSRIDRREDILSNHGVHIAGTDFDRHIELTGILREFGYRAMGPTRAGQTPREVPSGIYFDLATWHLINTCYSPQRVLELRNMKHFYGDPRHHQRLMTVLEERLGHELAHRAEDAKIAVSGGGDCQIDLGLIESGLEVALSERAAVDALQADIERIAAAGRETVARAGLTPSDVDALYLTGGSTGLRLLAERIAADYPSATQVRGDRFASVATGLGLHAARVFAQ; this is encoded by the coding sequence ATGGCATCGGTTTCCTCCTCCTCCGACCTGCCGCGCGACTTCTGCGCGATCGACTTCGGCACGTCCAATTCCGCCGTGGCCGTGCCGGACCCGCAGCGCCCCGGCGCGATGCGGCTGGTGGCGCTGGAAGGCGCCCACACCACGATGCCCACCGCGGTGTTCTATTTCGCCGAGGGCCGCCATGACGCCGACGGCCCGCCCCGCGCCTTCGGCCGCGCCGCCGTCGCCGCCTATGAAGAGGGCACCGACGGCCGCCTGATGCGGTCGATGAAGAGCATCCTCGGCTCCAGCCTGATCGATCAGGTCACCGATGCCGGCGGCGGCCGCGGCGTGAAATACATCGACATGCTGTCCGGCTACCTGAAGCGCCTGCGCCGCCAGGCGGCGGTGGACGGCGTCGAGCCGCGCCGGGTGGTGCTGGGTCGGCCGGTCTATTTCGTCGACGAGGACCCCACCCGCGACGCTGCCGCCCAACACTCCTTGATGACGGCCGCCCGCGCGGTCGGCTTCGAGGAGGTCCAGTTCCAGTTCGAGCCGATCGCTGCGGCGTTCGACTACGAACAGCAGGCCCAGCGCGAGCAACTGGTGCTGGTCGCCGACATCGGCGGCGGTACCTCGGACTTTTCGCTGGTCCGGGTGGGCCCGGACCGGGTGTCGCGGATCGACCGCCGCGAGGACATCCTCTCCAACCACGGCGTGCACATCGCCGGCACCGACTTCGACCGCCACATCGAGCTCACCGGCATCCTTCGGGAATTCGGCTACCGCGCCATGGGTCCCACCCGTGCGGGCCAGACGCCCCGCGAAGTGCCCAGCGGCATCTATTTCGACCTGGCCACCTGGCACCTGATCAACACCTGCTACAGCCCGCAGCGGGTGCTCGAGCTGCGCAACATGAAGCACTTCTATGGCGACCCCCGCCATCACCAGCGCCTGATGACGGTGCTGGAGGAGCGCCTGGGCCATGAACTCGCCCACCGGGCGGAGGACGCCAAGATCGCGGTGTCCGGCGGCGGCGACTGCCAGATCGACCTGGGCCTGATCGAATCCGGCCTGGAAGTGGCCCTGAGCGAACGCGCCGCGGTGGATGCGCTGCAGGCGGACATCGAACGCATTGCGGCCGCCGGCCGCGAGACGGTCGCCCGTGCCGGCCTGACGCCGAGCGATGTGGATGCGCTCTACCTCACCGGCGGCTCCACCGGCCTGCGCCTGCTGGCCGAGCGCATCGCGGCGGACTATCCGTCGGCCACCCAGGTGCGGGGCGACCGGTTCGCCTCGGTGGCCACCGGGCTGGGCCTGCATGCGGCACGCGTGTTCGCGCAGTGA
- a CDS encoding S9 family peptidase, with protein MQTPRPLALSLALSAALGTVGALAAPTLANAAGESPAASSASRTAGGDTTPLYRQPSEAMRAVLDAKGLPVFQVSPDQRTLAIVEHRKYRSIAELARPVLRQAGLRYDPATDSPQLLTVIDALTLRSLVDGRDRIVALPAGGAFHQLRFSPDGQRFLLNRRTDNAVELWVGDVASGRIKAVPKLKLHTLLEDDVVWLNDHELIALSVPAKRGAAPVFSAPTGPTIQESLGRNSPERTQQDMLTNPQEAAVFAHHATSQLVRVDLRSGALRTVGEPGLFSHIEALGTGGHWLSMRLAQPFSYQVGWDDFASVAEVRDAAGKVIPVGQVKLREGVPVEGVITGPRRFFASPGADAAVYWVEALDGGDNRNQVPHRDRLMRLDAPYTGAAREVARVAQRLSRLDFLEGGRQALVSDFDLSKMRTATDLVTLDGSAPAQRLIERSVRDRYRDPGTPVTRMQASGRRVVRVDDGALWFLGAGASPEGDKPFIDRLSLADAKTSRLFQSGRNGDTAHFERPLAVLDAAGAQVLTVRESVNEPGNVMLRSGPSLASLKPITEVKDPTPQLRGIQREFVRFKRADGVELSFWLYLPPGYQTGERRPTFVWAYPLEYTDASTAGQVSGSSNRFNTFAGMSPLMLLLDGYVVLMEATMPVVGDPKTVNDSFIAQITANAQAIIDKAVDLGVSDREKMVVGGHSYGAFMTANLLAHTDLFKAGIARSGAYNRSLTPFGFQSERRTYWEAQDVYQKLSPFNFADKLKEPLLLIHGEADNNSGTFPIQSARLYQALAGTGGTVRYVSLPFESHGYTARESLGHTLWEMSDWMKRQVGPGVPSTAFAATAGNNGAGK; from the coding sequence ATGCAGACGCCTCGCCCCCTGGCCTTGAGCCTCGCGTTGTCCGCCGCCCTCGGCACTGTCGGCGCGCTGGCCGCGCCCACCCTCGCGAATGCGGCCGGCGAGTCGCCTGCAGCCTCTTCGGCATCCCGCACCGCCGGCGGCGACACCACGCCGCTTTATCGCCAGCCATCCGAGGCGATGCGCGCGGTGCTGGATGCCAAGGGCCTGCCGGTCTTCCAGGTGTCGCCGGACCAGCGCACGCTGGCCATCGTCGAGCATCGCAAGTACCGCAGCATCGCCGAGCTGGCGCGTCCGGTGCTGCGCCAGGCGGGCCTGCGCTACGACCCGGCCACCGACAGCCCGCAGCTGCTCACCGTCATCGACGCGCTGACGCTGCGCAGCCTGGTCGACGGGCGCGACCGCATCGTCGCGCTGCCCGCGGGCGGCGCCTTCCACCAGCTGCGCTTTTCGCCGGACGGCCAACGTTTCCTGCTGAACCGCCGCACCGACAACGCCGTCGAGCTGTGGGTCGGCGACGTGGCCTCCGGCCGGATCAAGGCCGTGCCCAAGCTCAAGCTGCACACCTTGCTGGAAGACGATGTCGTCTGGCTGAATGACCATGAACTGATCGCACTGTCCGTGCCGGCCAAGCGCGGCGCCGCACCGGTGTTCTCGGCGCCGACCGGGCCGACGATTCAGGAATCGCTGGGTCGTAACTCGCCGGAGCGGACCCAGCAGGACATGCTGACGAATCCGCAGGAAGCGGCGGTGTTTGCTCATCACGCCACCTCGCAGCTGGTGCGTGTCGATCTCCGGAGCGGCGCGCTGCGCACCGTCGGTGAGCCGGGGCTGTTCAGCCACATCGAAGCACTCGGCACCGGCGGCCATTGGTTGAGCATGCGGCTGGCGCAGCCGTTCAGCTACCAGGTCGGCTGGGATGATTTCGCCTCGGTGGCCGAGGTGCGGGATGCGGCAGGCAAGGTCATCCCGGTGGGCCAGGTGAAGTTGCGCGAAGGCGTGCCGGTCGAAGGCGTGATCACCGGCCCGCGCCGCTTCTTCGCGTCGCCGGGGGCGGACGCCGCGGTCTACTGGGTGGAAGCCCTCGACGGCGGTGACAACCGCAACCAAGTCCCGCATCGGGACCGACTGATGCGGCTGGACGCGCCCTACACCGGCGCGGCCCGCGAAGTCGCCCGCGTGGCGCAGCGCCTGTCGCGCCTCGACTTCCTCGAAGGGGGCCGGCAGGCCCTGGTGAGCGACTTCGATCTGTCGAAGATGCGCACCGCCACCGACCTGGTCACGCTGGATGGCAGCGCGCCGGCCCAGCGGCTGATCGAGCGCTCGGTGCGCGACCGCTATCGCGATCCCGGCACCCCGGTCACCCGCATGCAGGCCAGCGGCCGTCGTGTGGTGCGTGTGGACGATGGCGCACTCTGGTTCCTCGGTGCGGGTGCCAGCCCTGAAGGCGACAAGCCCTTCATCGACCGCCTGAGTCTGGCCGACGCCAAGACCTCACGGCTGTTCCAGTCCGGCCGCAACGGCGATACGGCCCACTTCGAGCGGCCGCTGGCGGTGCTGGATGCGGCCGGCGCCCAGGTGCTGACGGTGCGGGAGAGCGTGAATGAACCCGGCAATGTGATGCTGCGCAGCGGGCCCTCGCTGGCCAGCCTGAAGCCGATCACCGAGGTGAAGGATCCCACGCCGCAGCTGCGCGGCATCCAGCGCGAGTTCGTCCGCTTCAAGCGGGCCGACGGCGTGGAGCTGTCGTTCTGGCTGTACCTGCCGCCTGGCTACCAGACCGGCGAGCGCCGTCCGACCTTCGTCTGGGCCTATCCGCTGGAGTACACCGACGCGTCCACGGCGGGCCAGGTCAGCGGTTCCAGCAACCGATTCAACACCTTCGCCGGCATGAGCCCGCTGATGCTGCTGCTGGACGGCTATGTGGTGCTGATGGAGGCGACGATGCCGGTGGTCGGCGATCCCAAGACGGTCAACGACAGCTTCATCGCGCAGATCACCGCCAATGCACAGGCCATCATCGACAAGGCGGTGGACCTGGGGGTGAGCGACCGCGAGAAGATGGTCGTCGGCGGCCACAGCTACGGTGCCTTCATGACGGCCAACCTGCTGGCCCATACCGACCTCTTCAAGGCCGGCATTGCCCGCAGCGGCGCCTACAACCGCAGCCTCACGCCATTCGGCTTCCAGAGCGAACGCCGCACCTACTGGGAGGCGCAGGACGTCTACCAGAAACTCTCCCCGTTCAACTTTGCCGACAAGCTCAAGGAGCCGCTGCTGCTCA